From Coregonus clupeaformis isolate EN_2021a unplaced genomic scaffold, ASM2061545v1 scaf3136, whole genome shotgun sequence:
CTCAAGAGACATGAAAAGACATTGGAAAGAGAAAAAACTATGATAAACTTATAACAAGACAATGCTGTGATTTGATTTGGTTATGGGGTTATTGAATTCCTTTTCATCCTTTAACCCACCCTCCTCCAATAGCGACAGAAACTGGGGGACTCCTGTGAGATGGAGATTGCCACCATGTTGGAGAACAACTCCAGCATTGTGAAGATCGGCTACCACTTCACCCAGCAGGGGCCTCGTGCTAGAGCAGCCATCGCCATCACCAGGAACAACGACATGAGTGAGTGTCTGGAGAATGCATGCGTACTGTCAATTATTGTATTTCAGTTGTGCTTCGATTGACATGGTCAATTTTAAAGCACTTGACATTCTTCCTGTTAGGGTTTTCGTGAAGAGGCTGTCATAATACCCTCAGAAAGTGACTATAATTCTGACATAAGACTTGACAGATGAGCTATTTACAGTTAATGTTTAGTTGTCCTAGGTGTTCTGCATGTGCTAACCTGTTACTGAGGAATTTCAGCTTTCGGATGAGCATTGATAATGTACTCTGGCTGACTCATATTGTTCCTTTTCTTTCTCCATCCAGTTCGTCAACAGAGAGTAAGATGAGACGAGAGTGGAGCAACAAGATTGTGCTCTCAAGTCGCTAGCCTATCAATTCAGCCCATTGGATCCAACAACTCTAAAGACTGCCATTGACAGCTTTGCGCTAGCTTTGTCAATTGGGCGCAACAAACCCTTACAACCCCGCTGTGCCTCCTCACAAGGACGGGTGATCATTTCTATGTCTGCGTCCAAGCATTTCATTTCATTAACCACTAACAGCTTTTTATAGACCATTGAATTCATAATAAAAGCATACATAGGTCACATCATAGTGAAGTGTTGTTTATGCTTCTAGAGATCGCCATGAAAACATACTCAGAAAATGACTGAACTCCTACATGGTGGTGGTGCTATATCTAGGAAAAGAAAATCTGTAAATactttaaataaaacatttaaataatgaATTGTCTTAATGGGCTGAATGTGATATTTTTGCCATTTCATTACATCATGTCAACATACATCATTTCCATGGTTCAAAGTTCTGAGCTGACACAAggtacaaaatgcaagcagataCAAGAGTACACTATTTGCTCCGAGATCTTGAGAATCGGAACTATTCAATCCCTCCTTGAGCCCGCCGGATCCCCCAACCCCGACCTATTTTTGATCCCCCTCCATTGGAAATGTAACCTAGTCCTCTGGGCTTGAGTTACCCTGCCCAGAATATACCAACTTCTAAAGGGTCTGAAGGGGAGGGGCCACCCATATGCACCCAAGGAGATCCATGAACCCTCACCAAACAGCTGCTAACCTCTGAGGATTTTCACAGCATTGGAGTGGCTCCATGCACACAGTCATTTTATACCTGTATTAAGCAATGTGTTTTGAATGTCATTCTCAATATAAGCAACCTTTAGAATTTCTTGTAAAGAAATGTCACCTAGCAGGTTTTGAATAAATGGGAGACAGGTTTAGAAACCTTGATTGCAGTGGAACTGGCTACAGCCATAGAGTGACATTTGGCACAGGTACCAGGCTTGTAATGATTTAAGGTCAGTGTTGCCATATCAGATGCTATTCCTGGGGTTATTTATTCCCCTTTGATCATTCAGCCACAGTAAAATGCATGTGTATTTATAGATAGTTATGTAGGATATCATGCAAGGTATTTAGTGACTGACCTGGTATACAGTATTAATGACCTGCTAAGTTAAGTTGTGCCTTATTTTGCTCCCTTGTATTTGGGTTATTCAAACAGACATTGAACATTGTGGCTAGTTAGCAGTGGAGGACAATTATGTTTTGTTTAGTCATCTCATAGTACAAGAAACCTGATAGAATCAACATGATTTATTGCATTGACAATTTCACTCCATAATATCATCACTCTTGATGACACATAAGACTGCATCGACATAAGAGCTCAACTGTCAACAAACATTCCAAACGTCTTGTGGCAGTCACGCACTGAACTCAAAAAATAACAAGCAGGTACTCCGTTTTTGCCACACTTTAACGTCATCATTTAAAACTAACCCACGTTAAGTCCACATGCTACCTTTCTCTAGGGAGTGGGGGGTTATCCAATTTATACAGAGTGGTCTAGGGGTGAGCCACAAATGAGAACCTTCTGAAGAATGTTAACCAGTGGCTCCACTACCAAGATTAGCACTAATATTTCCCTATCTGCTGTTGATTTATGGTAAGCTCACAGAAGCTTAGCCTTAACAGGGGAGGTGATGGACCTAAATAAAATGGGCAAACAGAATAACACAAAGGGTGCTGGGAATCGTCTCccttcccacccctctctctaggTGACAACAGTCAAAGCATTGTCTCAAGCACCAATGCATCTTCCCTGAGAGAGGTAAACAAAGGAAGCATGGAGGCAGTTCAAGATGATCTAGTGCTGCTCTTATAGTGTTGTCATTACCGCAACAGAGTGCCATTCATAACAACTGTTGAGTCAACAGATGTATGTCCAAATGGGACCTTAGAGTCAGTGGCAGGGGTTTGAGGAAAGGGCTAGGGATTGTGGTAAGGTGGTGGTGTTGAGTCACTGGGGGGAGAGGATGGGAGTGATGAGGGTTCCTCTTCATCTGAATCAAACTCCACATTCTCATCCTTTACCCACTGGCCACTCCTGTCCTGCAGCCATCCCGCACTGAGGCAGAAAGTGAAAGAGTGAGGTGGTAGAAAAGTTAAGATGGCATACTGACCTCTGGTGGTGAACATACAGAACTGCAGCCTTCACATTTGAAAAACGACTCAAGTGAATGACAATGTCACACTATCCTGCTAATGTTCACATGGGGAAAGGCAAGTTTAATAAACTATTCAAAACAACAATTAAAATATGCATAAAGCCAGTGGGAAATTGGAATCGACTGACAAATGCCGATTAGCAGTGACGTTGAATGAGAGTCAAGACTTTCTAGATAAGTACCTTTTCAATTTGAGGTAATGCTCCATCTCTCGCCTCCTTTGAGCTGTCATAGGTTCCGACTCCTGGGTTGCTGTTGGATGAGACTCCTTACACACTTCCTTATTTCTCCCGATTGGACACGATCCCTGATTGACTAGTGAGGATGAACAGCATTGAAAAACAGGGTTAGAGGGGAGACCAATCGTTATAGATTTGTAACATGATATGTTATTTATAATAAATCTAGACTTTACCTGCTATATTACTGTTGGAACTGGGTAATGACATGATGTCTGTATCTCTTATCGTCTCCACTGATGTTTGATGTGGTGATGATAGTCTTGTGCTGGAGGGGCTGATGTCACAGTCTGGAGTGGAACTAGTTGACCCTTTTTCAGACTTTGTACTGGAAATACATTTCAAAAGGGTCTGTGAAAATGTGATTGTAATAATGTGCATGGTACTACTCACAACAGCTCTCATTAACATATAACTTTCAGCATAGAGTACCTTGTCTTTTTGTGACAACTGTTGTATGGCACAGTCTTCAGTAAGGCATGGTGGGTGAGTTTACGTGTCTGTGTCAACAGGGGGGCAGAACTAGAGGGCTCCTATGgtgaaaacaaaaaaaaacatgacgCATAGTAAACACTAGTTTACACTACAGTCTAAAGCCTCAGGTTTACAAAGACAATATATTTCACTTGAGTAACTTAGCTAGTTATAAAGCTTTAACTGGCGGCTATCTTCAGCTTGAATATAGTTTTCATGTTGTCGTTTAGATATCTCATTTTTCAGTTGAGTTTTCTTTCCATAAAACCACTTCATCCCTGGCAAAGAAAGGATTAGTGTAGGCACATTCAGCTTCACAGATGGTTTTGATATAGCTTCCAGCTAGGGAAAATAATTGATCATTCATATGTACCACCTTCGAGATGTCTTTTCCCCTTTCTGTGTACTGTCAGCATGTCAACTGTATCAAAAACAGGGCGGTATGAACACACAAGGCAGGTGTATCTGAAAGGGAATTAGGAAAAATACAGATGCTCATGAGAAGTGCTTGCTCTGCCAAATAAAAACAACAGTAAGACCTGGGTAAGGATTCATTTCCAGTTGATAGCAATGATGCCGGTACTTCACCTTCCATTTTTCATCAAGGCTGCCTCATCCTCTGGAATGAAATTGGACAGGAGATCTGCAACACGCCGTTTCTGGAAAATAATAcattagctaactaactagctaaatattgagttagctagctaatagttCAAatacagggacggcttgttcaatagggcgatatgggcgacgcactgccaaacgggaaaaggaagggattttttttctaatcaattataaaaaaaataaaataaaaaaaatatatatattttttttataaatttataaaaaattatatcacggcaacagcagttatcagtgttcgcGTCTGATCtgacagccactaaatgtcaaatcaggctaaagtcgtgcttcaaatggccctcccgtttttgggcgatttcagtcaggttgaaaatcgcccagaagtctctcatagcctgtcatgtaaaatctatttttttcacatttcaaagctttcaatacattctctatgggtgtctgtgggcttcgcacttacgcgctttcgtcatgcataacgtaaccacgaatgaacgtaactaagaaaagaccaggtagcagcctcaatcaattcactactactatcaaaatggctaggcttcagtccaactcgattgtgtctttgaaagaagttcctttttgtcggcgaacaaattaagataaattggcgaaaacaattaggacctcccagaccaaatttaataattcaacaggtttctactaaaggcggaaagtcctacacccgaaggattttccaaaaattgacGAACTGgtgaaaaagacattgccactcactcaactggatgacgaggatacaggctagctgtccgccgccacaacgatgaggttagtgttgataatcacaagtttactggatgtggatatggtgtaataaaggcagtttattcagaggtaaatatatctggaatcgcgttcacggacccgttcgtcaaactcttagggagctataaattaagccccattacttaccatatcagataagagaaattgctgcagctacatatattttacatcctggccctacatagttcactatttgcatcacttaccaaaatattacatgtggtcatatatgcttggaaagtggagatgccatagaacgtcaaaaaagtaaacattgctggagacacattgtcgttttggagaagacatcgcgtttgctagcgaagagatttgttgtggcaaatgaacttggcctgggaattgccaggaacctcacgataagatatatgcatccgcattgcgagtctcatgattctatacgtattgcgattcgatactgtgattttattgcgcaccatatgtctgttgcagagggatcagaaagccatgagaacgagttttgatcagtcatggaaataaaagtgctgaaaactaattggctcccaatgtgaaaagattgagaacaagctatgaaggaacaataatggtgttttggtgcaggtacagccaactagcgctaaaatattgcgatattgtcaatacagtatatcgtaaagtatcactatgtaactcgatttctttcaccccaatccctcaaattaacggtaaataactgaattgtttgccccacatttagctaagatgattagctagccagctaaaatgttttatttagttagcagtcgcatctacaatagtttactgtcaataacatgtctccaaaaatggcgtggtgtctccaattgtgttgacattttacaattgcaatgcgcatccatgagtatccactttctgtagctcagctggtagagcatggtgcttgtaacgccaaggtagtgggttcgatccccgggaccacccatacacaaaaatgtatgcacgcatgactgtaagtcgctttggataaaagcgtctgctaaatggcatattattattattattattattattatctgaagagagccccgaaacattgtgtgcagacattttatgcaataaatgaagtaggttcaatctagtagttctgatcttctgattggtcctgatgagttgggcgaggtcacctccaggctactgtcactgttgcattggctctgagtcgggttctctgtcttcaaatgttcagcctaagagaggggatttttgtgtgtgtgtgtgtgtgtgtttaacagtgatgatgtgtgtgtgtgtgtgtgtgtgtgtgtgtttaacagtgatgatgtgtgtgtgtgtgtgtttgtgtgtgtgtgtgtcctcagagcaagaactcgtgagttggaagaactgagaggcctatggcgtgggtgttgtccttggccacctgctgacaaggctgacaagataggacccttttgtccattgttattggataggaacagaacttataaccagctcctgacctaaatagatcttagcacaacattttactcaacatatcatattccatattcactataacaaatatatttactacgacattagcaagaaccgccacatcctcagccggctaatccagtgtgtgaagttttgcggagtgtttgagttagctttgcgaggcaaagatgaaactgagggctccaccaaccctggtaagccaacacttttgagatcagtcaataaatgcttctggtattgacttatatgctgcccctgtcttcatgttgttgctggacatatcttttttttaaatgtgtgtaggtcacctaaatcatcagaaaaattgcccctcctgagaattttttcaggagccgccactgttcaAATACCAAACGTGCccgagctagctaacgttagtagcAGTTATGTGTTGTCACAAGCTGATTGATTTCTGTGTAAGCAACAAATAGTAAGATGGCTTACCTTGAGGATATTCAATTGACTCTGATCATTGCCCTCTCTTTTAAACGACATTTAGGTTAATAGGTTTAGCTAAATATATTTGGTAGTTTAAGGTCTTTATTTgcgaatagctagctagctacttccttgCAAACATCTTCAAAACCGTTTGTAATCTGGTTACTTCCTGCTTTCAGAGAGGAATTATGGGAGTTGGTCATACCACCGCAGCAATGGAAACTGACAGCTGACTGAATAAATCTTTTCTCTGGc
This genomic window contains:
- the scnm1 gene encoding sodium channel modifier 1 isoform X2; translated protein: MKNGRYTCLVCSYRPVFDTVDMLTVHRKGKRHLEGMKWFYGKKTQLKNEISKRQHENYIQAEDSRQEPSSSAPLLTQTRKLTHHALLKTVPYNSCHKKTSTKSEKGSTSSTPDCDISPSSTRLSSPHQTSVETIRDTDIMSLPSSNSNIAVNQGSCPIGRNKEVCKESHPTATQESEPMTAQRRREMEHYLKLKSAGWLQDRSGQWVKDENVEFDSDEEEPSSLPSSPPSDSTPPPYHNP
- the scnm1 gene encoding sodium channel modifier 1 isoform X1; translation: MSFKREGNDQSQLNILKKRRVADLLSNFIPEDEAALMKNGRYTCLVCSYRPVFDTVDMLTVHRKGKRHLEGMKWFYGKKTQLKNEISKRQHENYIQAEDSRQEPSSSAPLLTQTRKLTHHALLKTVPYNSCHKKTSTKSEKGSTSSTPDCDISPSSTRLSSPHQTSVETIRDTDIMSLPSSNSNIAVNQGSCPIGRNKEVCKESHPTATQESEPMTAQRRREMEHYLKLKSAGWLQDRSGQWVKDENVEFDSDEEEPSSLPSSPPSDSTPPPYHNP